A genome region from Tachyglossus aculeatus isolate mTacAcu1 chromosome 1, mTacAcu1.pri, whole genome shotgun sequence includes the following:
- the LOC119929508 gene encoding probable hydrolase PNKD translates to MARAPSLLFRIGYHLYTRTWLGYVFYQQQLHRARRRFPNGHSTAQPHIFKGVKVLPIPILSDNYSYLIVDTEARLAVAVDPADPRAVQAAIEQEGVSLVAILCTHKHWDHSGGNQELRRKFRACRVYGSPLDGIPHLTHPLGHQDMVSVGRLQIRALATPGHTRGHLVYVLDGEPYGGPPCLFSGDLLFLSGCGRTFEGSAETMLSSLDALLALGDDTLLWPGHEYAEENLAFAAAVDPENSERERKLQWVRQQRLERRSTCPSTLGEERAYNPFLRTHCPALRETLGPGPAGEDPRTHLLRELQRLKDQFKSK, encoded by the exons gTACCACCTATACACCCGCACCTGGCTGGGCTACGTCTTCTACCAGCAGCAGCTTCATCGGGCCCGGAGGCGTTTCCCCAATGGCCACTCCACTGCCCAGCCCCACATCTTCAAGG GGGTGAAGGTGCTGCCCATCCCCATCCTGTCCGACAATTACAGCTACCTCATCGTGGACACCGAGGCCCGGCTGGCCGTGGCCGTGGACCCCGCGGACCCCCGGGCCGTGCAG gCCGCCATAGAACAGGAGGGGGTCTCCTTGGTGGCCATCCTCTGCACCCACAAACACTG GGACCACAGCGGGGGGAACCAGGAACTGAGGCGGAAATTCAGAGCCTGTCGGGTGTACGGGAGCCCTCTGGACGGCATCCCCCACCTCACCCA ccccctgGGCCACCAGGACATGGTGAGTGTGGGGCGACTGCAGATCCGGGCCCTGGCCACGCCGGGCCACACCCGGGGCCACCTGGTGTACGTGCTGGACGGAGAGCCCTACGGagggcctccctgcctcttctcggGGGATCTGCTCTTCCTCTCAGGCTGCG GCCGGACGTTCGAAGGGTCGGCGGAGACCATGCTGAGCTCCTTGGACGCTCTGCTGGCCCTGGGCGATGACACGCTGCTATGGCCGG GGCACGAGTACGCGGAGGAGAACCTGGCCTTCGCGGCGGCCGTGGATCCCGAGAACTCGGAGCGGGAGAGGAAGCTGCAATGGGTGCGGCAACAGCGATTGGAGCGGAGGAGCACG TGTCCGTCGACCCTCGGGGAGGAGCGGGCTTATAACCCTTTCCTGCGGACCCACTGCCCGGCGCTGCGGGAGACCCTCGGGCCCGGGCCGGCGGGCGAAGACCCCCGGACCCACCTGCTGCGGGAACTGCAACGACTCAAGGACCAGTTCAAGAGCAAGTGA